The DNA region cgtttttttcggaattctgagtacgccatcaaatcgggcgtctaattttacataaaagtccctttgacaccaaatttctatctcatcaccgtttcaggctgcaaattattgaaaaacacctcttttttcgcatgttcaaaaataaaaggggtctttccacccctccatcacgagatataaaaaacggacctcggactcGTGATCAGGTAAAAAAGTTACCccctaggacaaagtttcacgcaaatcgaagaggggtcggggcaactgctttatgagttggcggagaattactcagataattttaaaaaattcattgttttttaatgattctTTTCATGTTCTTTTGAGATTTCGAGAAATcaatgtgtgtgtgcgttttttGGTAATTATTgagatttttgtattatttattcCAGTTGTTGATTCATGAGAGACTGcccagttttttattttaaaaacttttatttgtCACTTGTTACGAAGATTATTTTGAGTACCTCTTGTTATTATGGCATATATTAGtgtgtttcagccaaacaaaaaagttctcagaatcaggcaaaccgaggttcccctagtagaggatacccatagggactctcatgccaaatatcaacccatttggttgagaattggcctgtccccagcggtttaaagtttacatggaaattactatgggatttttatgcttttcgttcaatcgttcctacaggtcttgggacaacatggattcactcggaataaagacaggtgtgtagggatggtccaatgaacacattccagaaggaattaggcttgtccattctgtccccaaggtgcgcattggatcgacgtccggtgtctccaaaaccaacgattcatccttcaaagcatcgcatttccttagtatgctatgacggctaggtggaaaccacgacgccccatatgagacggtgaacacgtggagaggcatcgattgcattattaacacaaaatcatcattttactttatttagaatagttgaaattcttccaggaacatcaataattataattttagtactttaaagaatgtttctgagccaaaactcgagtagatgctctgccacgtgttcaccgtctgacatggggcgtcgtaattttctcctagccgtcatagcatactaaggacaatgcgtactagtgtgtttcagccaaacaaaaaagttctcagaatcaggcaaaccgaggttcccctagtagaggatacccatagggactctcatgccaaatatcaacccatttggttgagaattggcctgtccccagcggtttaaagtttacatggaaattactatgggatttttatgcttttcgttcaatcgttcctacaggtcttgggacaacatggattcactcggaataaagacaggtgtgtaggggatggtccaaggaacacattccagaaggaattaggcttgtccattctgtccccaaggtgcgcattggatcgacgtccggtgtctccagaatcatcgattcacccttcaaatgtacgcattgtccttagtatgctatgacggctaggagaaattacgacgccccatgtcagacggtgaacacgtggcagagcatctactcgagttttggctcagaaacattctttaaagtactaaaattataattattgatgttcctggaagaatttcaactattctaaataaagtaaaatgatgattttgtgttaataatgcaatcgatgcctctccacgtgttcaccgtctcatatggggcgtcgtggtttccacctagccgtcatagcatactaaggaaatgcgatgcttttgaaggatgaatcgttggttttggagacaccggacgtcgatccaatgcgcaccttggggacagaatggacaagcctaattccttctggaatgtgttcattggaccatcccctacacacctgtctttattccgagtgaatccatgttgtcccaagacctgtaggaacgattgaacgaaaagcataaaaatcccatagtaatttccatgtaaactttaaaccgctggggacaggccaattctcaaccaaatgggctgatatttggcatgagagtccctatgggtatcctctactaggggaacctcggtttgcctgattctgagaactttgggttttggatgaaacaccctagtatATATGTTAACTTTACTTATcttgttttatatgtttcttgttttatttatgtatcttaatttgcatttatcttgtttagtttatgataGTAATTGGCTTACTAAACCTGTTCCGGTGGCTCAGTGCTGAATTCCCCACCGGTAAAATGGCAACCCTGCGCAGCTGTCAGATCACACATGTGTTGAAGAGCAGAAGAGGAAACACGTTTCTCTGTCATTCTTCTGCCACCTCTCGACGCGATCAGAAGCAAATAAACAATACACGTTTAGTTTTAGTAGCGGTCGTCTTTTCAATCTCCTTCGGTCTCGTGTCCCGTCGGCCCAGTCCAAGGTCCACCCAAACACAACCATTTCCTATTAGTAAATTTTGCCTATCtagtattttcatgtttttacagtcacttcttcaattttttgcttgttttgcctttcttactaaagaaaggaataggtcgggaccgtggtgtaggggtaagcgtgattacctctcacccagtcggcctgggttcgattccagaaggtcccggtggcaaattttgagacgagatttgtctgatcacgccttccgtcggacgggaagtaaatgttggccccggactaatctaatggttaggtcgttagctcagtccaggtgtaggagtcgtctccctgggtcctgtctcggtggagtcgcttgtaggcagttggactaacaatccaaaggtcgtcagttcgaatcccggggtggattgaAGCTaagatgtaaaaagaggtttgcaattgcctcaacaatcaagttttcggacacctagtttcgagtaggaatctcgcaatcgagatcgccaacgcaatgctgtagagcgaataatttgattttttttaaggttttactttatggctggatatcattttcatcttcgtaaatatgacgattcagcatgaatttaatcggaaaaatcgttaaaaaatgactctgcatcgattttcgacgctttatcgattcaccttgacagaactcgtctatctccaaccctcgaattttgagtgatgtccgtgtgtggtaaaattttgcaaaactttgtgtcctcggctcccctattttcgattttgattgttccaagtgcatttgaaagctgttgTGCTGAAGCCGGACCATTTTGAGGTCGAATttagaaatatccatctgttttcggatatggccagacttttcaacgaattacacagttttataatgaaaatatgctcatttttttcattttcatatcttttatttatttcccaaattttcattaagattcataatttggttctggagttagagccatttgttTAACTTaccattaagaaaaaaaatccctaaaaaaaagttaaaagccGACCTGGTGGCCTTCGtcaacatttttcgtttctaattttatccgaaatttctttctacgtTCATAGTTCATAccatgtcgtttcgccgaatgatacgtttcgccgaaagtcatttcgccgaattgccttaaaaaataacttttttgtataatttatgcTATTTTCTCGCTGCAGTGCCATCTTGTAACTCACTAATGCTTCATTTTTTAATTGCTTAAAAAATGAAGAatgtaaaaactaacttaatccaaatGATTTGTTCAACATTAAAAGAGCTGCTCAGATTTGGAAGTATGTTGATACTcacagaaataaaacaaattattttcttaaaaaagaatgcaaaaacttacagaaactaTTCTGAATTATATACTGAAActaaaaagaactgctcatgtttcaaagaatgtaaaaacatacagaaataattaaaaaaatattcataaaaaaaaaacaataaatgggAAAACTAAGAGaatttttccaaatgttttgctaaaaatcaaaagaactgctcatgcttgaaagaatgcaaaaacttacaaaaatcatACACatattatgcttaaaaaacaaagaaagcaaaaacaaacagaaataatcaaaattataagcagaaaattaaaagaactgctcatgtttgaaataatgcaaaaactcacaaaattgTTTTCAACTCGATTatgttttaaacaattgtttatacATATTATAATGTAtacatttataaaaataacatactaacaaacaaaaaaatattttttaaaaaaagaattcaaaaactcCCTTAAAGGTTTAgacattataatttttataaaatacttttATAATTCGTGTCCTttttatatagttttttttacgattttttgtcaattcggcgaaacgtcgcattcggcgaaacgaccgTCGGCGAAATTTCCTGCAcccttactaaagaaaggtataagttttactttatggctagacatcattttcatcttcgtaattATGAAGAttaagcatgaattttaatcggaaaaatcgctaaaaaatcacactacaTCGCTTCGTCGTTAAGTCGACacgttgtcaagttgagcttcaaaTACTGGCgtgagaatgctggcgcatatattttgtggctcgagatgtactcgtttgtagtagcttgtcaaccgatgtttcctacaacatgtaagatatcgtagcttttcggtttcttttgccctgtccgtttttgcatgactgttcaatgtttatgcaaaaacttgtGTGATATAAgacaaaatcaaattgtttccCAAGTGCTCTtaaaatcgcctaaaagtagacttcatttttcgtgatttcgtaagtttatttaacagagtactttggattccaataggagctttctaagcttttcatcgtttgcATCGAccaattgattgatttttgaaagGCTTATGTTTGATTTCTGTTTGATTCTAGAAAGTTTCTTGTGAATTTCCTGTGCAATTTTGTGAGACTCTTGAGTGAttctttttgaatgtttaagTAATTCATGAGAGATTACTGAGAGTTTCTTgatggaaatttctgaatttgtgtgagattttttatgattttgtgtgacttttatttgaatttttgaattattctaATGAGATTATTGTATGTTTACTTCATGATTCTCCGTGTAATATCGTATTAATCATATGGGATTTTTGTGTGAAtcttatgtgattttttttatatttcgtcGCTATTGTGtcacgtcctatctttttaaaaaagcagacatgtgacaagatagcacacaagcaagCAAGTGTGATATTCGTATGATTCTAGTGAGAttctagttatttttttgtgtttcttgtaggattttgtaaaattattgagAAATTTCCATTTTAGGgaattttaatgatttcatGTGTCTTTTTAGTGATACTTGAATGAttcttattagatttttttacgattatttttttgtttttcgagagATTCAAGTGGACTTCTTTTGTGTTATTTCTATCGTGACTTGAGGAATTATTGTTGAATTCTTGAGAGATTCATCTGCCATTCTTATTCGATTAGAAGAAGTCAAACTTTGCAATCAGCAAATATTTTTCTCCAAATAGTTGGTGTCAAGTATTATCCTCGACCTCACGTTCAGGACATTACTCTCACGAACATTCTATACACGGGGTTCACGTTCAGGGAATCATCGATAATAACCCTGGGAGCATCATCATTCCATCGGAGACCAACGAGTCGCACATTTGTCCTTATTGAGTTGTGGCGCTGGCTTAGACATCGAGCGGACAGGCATAAGCGATGTCAATTTAAACTTACCAGGACCACAGATCGAACCaaattgaagaagaaaaaacaaaagtaaCTGCCAGCCTCATCGCCATCGAAGCTCAGTTTGATCCTGTGAAATGGTGCTCCCATCGTCGGGCAGCGATGAAATCCTTCTCTGATCCTACACCCTCCTGCTGCTGCGAAAGTCACTATTATTTATGGCACACTCATAAATACCGGAGAACTTGAAGTCTTGAGTCAGTTCGATTCCTTCGTACGAGTTACGAAAAAAGGGCAACTTTCGCCACATAGTCCGCAGAGGAGCTCTTTTATCGCTCCCGGGTGAAAATCCGTCAAAGGCGATTATCGAGAGCATAAAATGCGGAATGACTTCGTTTGTTTGCCACCATCCGAACCATATCGTCACGACGCTGCTgtgacaaagttttttttttctcagagcCATTTGCTGTGGTGAACGTTTCGATATAACACGTGTGATGGAATATGACTTCACGTGAGATGAACTCTAAGATGGGGCTGGGATCTTGGGATCGAGAGGAGATTGGTTTCAGACTGAATCCAAACATAGCAATTTTCTTAGACTATACTCCAAcaagttaacaaaaaaaaatgttttcattagTACTTTGAATTGCTtactcaataaataataaaccaaaagcttttgaaatattcaataaatgatAAATACTAATATAAATTACTAGGGGGTTTACCTTATTGCTGATTAATTGCAAatgttttataacaattttataaatataatgCAGCAAGTGTTTATGAACTTTACATTGACATTGCTCActcaaaaacaagaaacaatgaTCAATCATGGTTTTCCCACTTTCAAATGCAGGTCAACGGTGTATTAAAGATAAATGCTTCACACTAACAAATCTTAACTCCGTCATAataagtagggtagagtagtcatcaatgagacacggggaacaatgataaaatggctctcacaaatcgtagtttcaaccaatcaggttcatattttggggaaaggtgtgtctactggatacacgtctgccataatagtggctttggttatggacgctcccttgcaaagttattcgtaaatgtttgatttcggggtgtaaaagtaaattatgattgaaaattacattttcgctcataggctgccaataaaacaaaaactaatatttctttaaatttctttcgtcatttcatagggcatgagttgggctacaatggcctttcattagatttaaccaaaattaagaatatacccagaatccagggctgtttcattgttccccactcttttcagcccatgggtaacaatgagacactttgatttgtcttcattaaacttttcaaaatgtagggaaattcttcaaaacatgaattggaagtgatttttggcatatttattgagttttgacttcatttaaccaaaaatataaagttatttggtataaataaatgcattttactaaatttaaatactttttagtataacttttgttacttGAATtttcaagttggcaaaattgcttaaaaatattcaatgcAAGTCActtgcaatggaacaataccaaaacatgatgttttactagaaaagtattgatttttgtagagtgtctcattgttccccagctgtctcattgttcctgccaagtgcatctacaatgagacagttggatAGCTCTGActgtagaggtcggatcgatctcatatttttgtcaatgttagaacacattaaaagaaagaaattgcaacaaaaatctcattaaaacatgctgatgaaaaaatacaaaaatcgttgaatgttaaaaaccaaaagtgtctcattgatgactaccctaccctacttcaAGTTCGGTACAAGAATTTCTCGGCGCTTCTTGTACGAACTGCGCACGAGCCACTTCCGAGTGGCTAAACACCCTTTTATAGCGATTATGGCTTTAGCTTCCAGACACTTAAACTCTTCACCTGTTGAGATTCCACTGTAACATGTTTGCCAAAGCTATCAATAAAGTTGATTAGATCGCGATAATGTTTCCTATATAAAAGGGAAAACTCGTAAAGATCTGCATCAGTTACAATTGAGTTGAAACAGCTTGTCAATATGAAGAGCTTTGTGGTGTTATGTGCTTTCTTCGGTTACGGTAGCTTAGCTTCACTGCTACCGCTGGACGACCATTACACCAGTCGGGTCGTTGGTGGTCACGAAGCAGCTCCCGGATCTGCCCCGTACCAGGTGTCTCTCCAGGGTTTCTTTGGACATTCCTGCGGTGGAGCCATCGTCGGTGAGCAGTGGATCTTGACGGCGGCGCACTGTGTCGTCGGGGCCAGTCTGGGGACGTTGCGTGTCTTGGTCGGTACCAACAGTCTCAAGGAGGGTGGTCGAAAGTACAAACCGACCAAGTTCATCGTGCACAGTCGGTACAACAAGCCGGACTTCCACAACGACATCGCGCTGATCAAGCTGGATTCGAAGCTTCAGTACGGAGAGAATGTGAAACCAATTGCTTACTCAGAGAAACAGTTGCCCGAGGAGGCCACCCTCACGCTGACCGGATGGGGTCGGACTTCAACCAGTGGAACTATTCCGACAAAGCTGCAAACCATCGATCTGCGTTACGTCGGGTACGAAGAGTGTAAACGGCTGCACAATAACGCACCGGAAGTGGACATCGGACACGTGTGCACCTTTACGAAGGCCGGCGAGGGAGCTTGCAATGTAAGTTGTTTTGTGTGAGTTTTGTTCTTTGAATTTATAACAACTAATTTTTATAGGGTGATTCTGGTGGTCCTTTGGCCTACAACGGAACGCTGGTTGGTGTGGTCAACTTTGGCATCCCATGTGCCAAGGGATATCCGGATGCGTATGCTCGCGTTTCTTACTATCATGACTGGATTCGGACCAATATTAACAGCAATTAGAGATCTAGTATAGTTGTTTGGATTGAACGTTGAATAAACTAGCCTTTGAATTTCAAATCTatcataataataataacaatgtGAGGATTATTACTTACACTCCATGCTTTATTTATGTTTAAAGAGAACAActgtaatatttcaaaataaaaaacagcTCTTCAAAACATTCCTCTCAATTATTTATCAGCCACTTCCCTGCCCGGGTGGAAACGTCGGCAATCCCGCACCACCGCCACCTCCCAGTCCGCCCACCAGCGATCCAAGCATGCTGGGATCGAACGGAGTGATGATGGCCTGAAACGCTCCCAGCACCAGCATTGGTCGCACAGCCTGCTGTGCTCCACCGGATCCGGAACCTCCACTAAGTCCTGGAAATTCGGGAAGTTTCCCGCCCACTGGACCACTCGCTTCGGCAGCCGGTTCCGTGCTGGTCGGAGTCTTTTCCGTGGTCAAGGACGGGGGTCTGACGCTGGGTGGCCCCGCCCGAAGGTCCTGCGAGGAATCGTCTGGCACTGGGAGGGTTTCCTGCGATTGGCTTGGGGTCGGGGTCAGATCGGCGGGAAAGGTATGGACTTGCACAATTATGGCGATGAGTAAAACTGATGACAGGTAAAAACGGGCCATGGTTGAACTTTTCAGGTTGAGGCACTGAACGATACTGAAAAGACAGTTTTAGCTGCGAAAATTATGTAGGGCAATGTTGCACATTTTGCCCAGGCAACATGCGGAGAAAGTTGATAATTAATGCATTGGGGGAGGTTGCACTGTGTTTCATATTATGCGGTTTGTTTTTATAAGCAGTTGTGATAACATAACAATAgtccattattcaattattgatAGCAATTTATAGGGGAATTTGTCATTTCATAGAGCGTTCGCCATGTTTTTTATTCTTCATTCATAAGAAAGACAATTTCCTAAAATTAAGATCAACGAAGAAACTTTAACTGAAAATGGTTTATAAAAGCTTATATTTGTCACTGCACAGATCGCAAAATGTAATGGAAAAAAGATTTACCGAAAAATGGTGCAGATTTGGAGCGTGTTTtcaaaagagttgttgcaaatcgAGAGGGAAAACTTTTagcttggttgaaaatttgagcgATTCAAGATTTGGGTGTTATGTATATCCAACTTTACTagaatatttatgaaatttacttttcatttaatttatacGGCATGCCAATCCATAATAGGGTGTTTCTCTCATATTTCGAGAGTGTCCCTAAgagtccaccggtaaccggttcctgaatggccagaatgggtcagcgaacaacggcatgaccgtaacttgacatatctttcaatttcatgaagtttttttttaaatttatatttatttaaatttcttttccatgtacattcattcagttaaaatattattgagtgtccaatcatatacgatgacttttcacctcaattttaaatactagcaacattcatttattcatgaaatattgtagctttcgctattcagtgatttcaaatgtaggaggtcctacatgtacaaaagggaaaagggataccttaaaactaacttataaactatataaagagcggatcaatgcagctgaagactgcaatgatttttgtcgaaatgcatcaattatcttattggacataacatccaaagtgtcaacttcggctaattgatgaagttcactggtgctgaaccagggaggaagtttcagaatcattttcagaattttgttctgaatcctctgaagtttttcttcctggttaagcaacagcttgtccagatcggcacagcataaagcatggcaggtctgaaaatttgtttataaattaacagtttattcttgagacaaagtctagaattcctgtttataagtggatacaaacatttaacctggatactttcaatgtgatccttgtaagtaaggtttttgtcaaaagcaagtccaagatatttcacttgatcctcccattttaaatttacctcattcatctttataatgtgatgactttttggtttaagaaaatcagcccttggtttgtgagggaaaataataagttgagttttgcagcatttggagtaattttccattctttcaaataagaattgaaaatatccaagctttttgtaatcttcttgtgatgacacgaaggcttctacctttggcggagatgcttgtgtcatcagcaaaaagtgatttctgacatcctgggggcaaatcaggcaagtcagaagtaaaaatattgtataaaattggacccaaaatgcttccttgagggacgccagcacgtacaggtagttgatcagatttgctattctgataacatacctgcagagtacgatccgtcaaataattttgaataattttcacgatataaatcggaaaattaaaccttttcaatttcgcaatcaaacctttatgccaaacactgtcaaatgctttttctatatcaagaagagcagcgccagtagaatagccctcagatttgttgcttcgaattaaatttgaaactctcaacaactgatgagtagttgaatgcccaaggcgaaatccaaactgctcatcagcgaaaattgaattttcattaatgtgcgtcatcattctattaagaattattctttcgaataatttactaatagatgaaagcaaactaatgggccgatagcttgaggcttcagcaggatttttatccggtttcaaaatcggaattactttggcatttttccaactactgggaaaatatgccaaatcaaaacatttgttgaaaattttgaccaagcaacttaaagttgcttctggtaatttttaattaaaatgtaaaaatgccatcctcaccaggggctttcatatttttaaatttttgataatagattttatttcattcagatccgtattaaaaacttcatctgatgaaaattcttgttcaacaatattctgaaattctattgaaatttgattttcaataggactcaaaacattcaagttgaaattatgagcactctcaaactgctgagcaagtttttgagcttttccccattagttaatagaatattatcaccatcttttaaagaagggatgggttttgaggtttcttaagaacctttgaaagtttccaaaaaggtttggaataaggtttaatttgttcgacatctcttgcgaacttttcatttcgcaggagagtgaatctgtggtcaataaccttttgcaaatcttttgaattcgcttcagtgcaggatcacgagaacgttgatactgtcttcggcgaacatttttcagacgaatcagaagctgaagatcgtcatcaataatgggagaatcaaatttgacttggactttaggaatagcaatattcctagcatccaaaattgcattagttaaagattccaaggctgaatcaatatcagctttggtttctaaaacaaaatcatgatttaaattattctcaatatgatgctgatacctgtcccaattagctttgtggtaattaaacacagaactattgggtctggtaactgcttcatgagaaagtgaaaaagttactggaagatgatcagaatcaaaatcagcatgagtcactaaaggaccacaatactgactttgatttgtcaacaccaaatcaattgttgatggatttctaacagaagaaaagcaagttggcccattcgggtataaaaccgaataaagaccagaagtgcaatctctgaacagaattttaccattggaatttacttttgaattattccaagattggtgtttggcattaaaatcaccgatgatcaaaaatcgagatctatgccgagtaagtttattcaaatcccctttgaaataatttttattttccccagtgcattggaatggcaaatatgcagctgcaatcataattttcccaaaagaagtttcaagttcaatgcccaaactttcaataacttttaacttaaagtcacgtaacgtgctataagtcatactacggtggataactattgcaactccaccgccatttcgattcattcggttattagttataactttataatctggatcacttttcaaataagtgccagtttttaaaatgtttcggttataacagcaacatgcacgttatgaactcgtaaaagttgaaaaattcattttctttcgcttttaaagagcgagcattaaaattcataatattgatggaattacttagatccatgattaaacttcagggtaagaacaacatcattcgcaaattttaatccaatctggatagcttccatcatggatgtagcattactcattgtttgaatcaaaccaaacagtgagttttgcaaaaaagtcattttttcaaacgtaacatcgccgagatcagaagatcccaaagcgttgccagcagaaacattttcaaatgaaatttgagatacctggccaatttcaggaagaattgcagaggatttgaaattttggatgaaCCTGAAACAGC from Culex quinquefasciatus strain JHB chromosome 3, VPISU_Cqui_1.0_pri_paternal, whole genome shotgun sequence includes:
- the LOC6040028 gene encoding chymotrypsin-2; protein product: MKSFVVLCAFFGYGSLASLLPLDDHYTSRVVGGHEAAPGSAPYQVSLQGFFGHSCGGAIVGEQWILTAAHCVVGASLGTLRVLVGTNSLKEGGRKYKPTKFIVHSRYNKPDFHNDIALIKLDSKLQYGENVKPIAYSEKQLPEEATLTLTGWGRTSTSGTIPTKLQTIDLRYVGYEECKRLHNNAPEVDIGHVCTFTKAGEGACNGDSGGPLAYNGTLVGVVNFGIPCAKGYPDAYARVSYYHDWIRTNINSN